CATGCATGTATACACATACAAGAAAGTATTTTGCTTAAATAGCTGCTTATATCAAGAAACAACTACTTAAAAAGGTCCATGGAGCTTGTTCACATGAGATGCCGATGTAACATAGGCAGTGGGTCTCCAAAACAATACAGTGATGACGAGGTGGCAACTGACAGTGTAAACATGGAAATAAAACAGTGCATTGTATGTAATTCCATAGACATACATGAAAAGATTGACTTGAAAAACAGGAACACGTCATACCCCAAAACGAATTGTTGGAGATGATGTCAGCTGGGATAATATTGGGCCAAAACTCTGTGCCATGGGAACGATTACAGGTGAAAATAATGGAATCGCCAGGCTTGCCTCCTGTAAATGAATAATAGCAATATTACAGGCAGTTAGTCTTTTTATTTGAGTGGCACGATTTTACAGAATGACAGATTGAGAAGAACAAAAACACTTGGCACCACCTTCGTTGATTTTAAGTAGGAATACGAGATTCCATCGAACGTGAAGTGGTTTGTAGCATTAagattttcatgccatgttcaagtAACTCATCACATACTAAACATCTGATATGCAACGTTCTCACTTAAGTTTGGCATTTGTATCTCTTGATGGATGACTAGCCAGTAGAAAATAGGCAGGACAATGTTGTCAAGTAAAATGACTAAATCTGGAGTATCTGCGTAACTTATGAATAGTTTCAAACTATTCCCAAAAAAAAAAGGAGTTCAGGTCAGATGTCTATGGCCCTACACTCTAAACTTATGGAGATTTCATAGAAGGACGGGTAGACTGAAAAAACTATGTGTCATATTAACGCACCTTGTTATTGAATGACATCAGTATGTTTCCACTTCGCTGCACAGCATATCTTGATCCTGGAACAGGAAGGAGCGTAAGCCACATAATGGACAATTAGTTGAAGGGAATGAGAGGTCACGGTTGAATGAGTGTTACTTCATAGACaatcatcagattaattgaagttCAATCCATGCTAGACTCTTACCAATCAGAAGATGGATGACGGATCCCAGCGAGTGTCCAACACCAAATGTGGGAAGGTCATTTACCTGAATAAAATTTCACATGCTTAGAATGGTGGACAAAACCTTGCGTTGATAGTTGAAGTGTACTACTTACAGGTTCTACCAAGTTTCTCAAGCACCTGTCAAACTTAAATTGAACTTGGTCTGCGATGAAGAAATGATCGAAGCCACTAGCATATGGTGTAGCAATCACCAAAGCTCCCCTGAATTTGAAACTGGTAAATCAGCATTTGTAGAAGTGGGATACCAAGCCAAGAGAAAGTATACAGGAAACAATAACTGCTGATGTAGGATATCAAGAGCTCAATGTAGAATATCAAGAGAACGTATACAGCAAACTGAAAGTATATAGCTAGTACTAGAGGCAGTTCAGAATTACACCATGACATGAGGTAACTGGAGTTCAACGTCTTATGAGATTGTCGCCTCCTCGGTGTATTTCAAACATGAAAATGCATATTTATTGTGGAACTAGAGGATACTGAGTATTTACTAATTAAATGTCGCTCTGCATTCAAAAGTACAACTAAGAATCTCATTAATTCATTCGTTAAACAGAGTAACATTGCTTATGAACGTACTTGTCTGCGAGACGCTCGAGGAAGTAGCGGTACGTGACCTGTGGCGCGGCCCCGACGAAAATCCCACCAATGAAATGAACGACAAACGAGGGCTCCGAGGACTTGGGCCTCAACACCCACGCCCCCTGCAAGCAATCACCAGGGATCAACCCAATCCAACTAAACACAGGCAGAAGGCAGTCGCAATTCGCAATAGAGGTGAGAGCCTACCGAAAGGTACCTCGATTTCGGTCCAATCTCCGGTGGAGCTCCAACCCTGGTTGGACTGCTTCGCCGCCTCCGTGATCACCCTGCGCGCCAGCCGCCGCAGCAGCGAAATGTTACTAGACTAGGAAGAGAGTCCGTGGTGAAGAGATAGGAACGACGGGAATTATCGACCACCTACTTCTCGATCTGGGAGTAGAGCTGTATCGATCCGTCGGAAGGAGCCGTGGGAACCGGAGCCGGAGCCGCCGCGCCGCGGGCCCCCTCCCGGTCGTCAGACGCGCAGCAGGAGATGGcgttcctcctcctcccacctgtCGCCGCGACCCTACTTCCGGACCCCCTGGCCCTGAAGGGgcacgcggaggaggaggaggcggcggagctgcgTAGCTGCACGGCGGACGGAGGCCGCGGAGACGCCGCCCTTATCATCTCTCGCGCTCGTCTTCTCCGATTCTCCCTCGCACTGTCACACCCAGGTACACACACAAGAGAATTCTGCACGGGACTGCTGTTCCGTCCCCGCTTCAACTACCGCGAGTGCGCGGCTATCACGCGGCCCACGCCCGCAACCGGCGAAGCATGAGAGCCGCACGATGCCGCACAAGACCACgagcgccggccgttggatatatcGGTCAAACGTCTTCGTGCCCGTTGGGCGTTGGCCGTTGGCTTACGACGCACACCAGTGGGCAGTACTCGAGTACTCTTCCACCTCCGGCCCCCACGCGCTTATaacttgcttgcttgcttgcctcGTTTCTGCTCGTTGCTTGCGCTCCCTGCGCACCGACGAGTCGAGAGTAGCAGCGCATCAGCGATGCGGCCGTGGGAGCGCCAGGACCGGGACACGGAcgacggggaggaagacgacgaggcTGCCTGCTCCAACGCGGGCGCTAACACCAGTAGTGCGAATGCGAGCACGAGCTCGAGCACCGCTCCTAGCAGCGGCGGGAGGAGGACcggcggtggtgcggcggcggcgggcgggtggGGGAGCAGCCCCGCGTCGGGGGCGACCATCAACCTCAGCCAGGAGTACACGCTCGCCATCCAGACCAGCTCCTACAACGAGATCTGGGGCAAGATCCACGTGGTCGTGGACGGCCAACGGGTTGACGGCGGCGACCAAGACGAGGACGAGGAGAACAGGAGCACCCTCGCCGGCGTGCTCCGTCCGGAGGACGCGGTGGTGGAGCGCgcgctcggggacgcgccggacaCCGAGCTCACCCGCCTCGCCGCGGACTACCTCCGCAGCACGCACAACGCGTCGCTgcactgcctcctcctccgccgggcGCTGCGCCGCGCGCGGGCGCTGTACGGGCCCATCGCGGACGTCCTCGCGCTGATCCCGCACGCCACGCCGCTCGCCGTGCCGCACTGCGACTGCGCGTTCGACGCCTTCCTCCTGTTCGACAAAATACCCAACCCGTTCCTGCCCCCCGCGGCCAGCTTCCAGGGCATGCATCGGAGCTTTGCTGGCCTCAAAACCCATCTCGACCTCCGCCTCCTCAAGGCCCGGCGGAGGCGCCGGCTGCTGCGGTGCGCGACGCGCGGGTCTGGCATCTGCCTCATCGGCTGCGCGACGGGGGCTGCGATCGCCGGCCTCGTGATCGCCACCCACGCCGTTACCGCGTTGTTGGCCGCGGCTCCTGCCTGCGCAGCGTGGTGTGGCTCCTGCTGCTCAACCCCCGCTTGGATGAAACGCCTGCAGCAACACATGGACCGGCTTGACGCCGCGGCCAGGGGCGCCTATGTGCTCAACAATGACGTGGACACCATTGAACGGCTGGTGGGCAGGCTCCACGCCACTGTCGAGAGTGACAAGATCTTGGTAAGGCTAGGGCTTGAGCGCGGGAGGGGGCAGCACCACACCATCGAAGAGGTGGTGCGGCAGCTCCGGAAGAATCATCCTAGCCTGCTACGCCAGCTCGCCGACCTCGAGGAACACATCTGTCTCTACTTTGCAGCCGTTAACCGTGCACGGCTGTTCCTTGTGCACCACCTCAATGCCCAGTCTGATCCCAACCTCAATGCCCAGTCTGATCCCAACGCTGAGTTGCCTCTCTAGTGATTTACTGATTTATTAGTCAACAACAGTTCACAATTCAAGAGTAGTTTCATTTTTCATGTCGGTGACCTTGTAAGGTGCCAAGTGAATTAATTATACTGCAGCCACTCTGCTGCGATTTTTTTTGTTCCAAGCAAGGTATTACGCATTCATTGTCTATTGCTTGACATAATTTGTTAGCAAATTTACTCAGTTTAACACTAGTTTTTTAGATGAAAGGCACTCAGTGCCTGACTTTAACAACCTTACACGTAGCCATATTTTTACTTTCACAATCATTACTACAGTGGGATAGTAAATCTATGATTCTGAATTCACTGTGCTCGTTCTAGTCTTTAATCTGTAAAGTTGAACTCCTGCTGTTAGAGAATCATGATGCTTAAAGTTAATTACTTACGGAAAACTTTGGGAAGTTCTATTTTGGCCCGTAATTGATATCTTTCTCTGATCAAAATTGTATTGATTTGGAATTAGAACGGTTGCTTGCATACCACAGTTAAAGATACACAAGAAGCAATGTGTTGCGTGCAACTACTCGCAGCTGCCACAAAATACTTTAATCTTGATGCTGAAACGTGAAATTCAACATCGATAATTGTGGGAAGTTTATTATGGAAAACTCAAGGTCGCTTAGTATTCTAACGAATCGCCTGAGATCATTCTTACAAAGATTGTTTTAACCGATAAAGGTTTGGTCCAAGTTCGATATTACTTTATTTTTCACACATGTATcctgttgtttctttctttctggCAGGCACACCTGATTCTAGAAGACTATACGCATGTTGCGAGATACTAGAAGCTGTCATGTATGCTTGCAAAGAGGGGCTGGAGATTGCTATACAGAAAAGTACGTTGCCCATTCAAGTTGAGGTGAATTCTGCCACTGCGGCAATGTTGTTAAAAAGTGAAGTGGATGATAGATCAAGGTTCGCGTTCCTCGTGCGCCGCGATGTTAAGAAGTTACTTAGAAGCAATAattcttgtattactcatgtatCTAATACTCAGAATTTAGCTAGTATCTCTTTGGCAATTTTTGCTAGAGACGGCAGTAGAACAATGACCTGGGTTGGGTCTGGACCACCGGAGGTCCTTCAGGCTGCTGCAATTGATTGTAAGGATACTACTATTGAGTAATACAAGTtctttcccgcaaaaaaaacacACCTGATTCTATAAACAACAGGAAGGACTTATGCTGATATGGTTCCAAATGATGCTTTGATGGATTTGACAGCAAAACATGGCCTTGGAAAGAGCAGTATGCTATGTTTATAATTGATACTCAAAGTGTTATCTCCGTGATTATCTACAAGTCTTGTAATGATTTAAAGGTTGAACGCTATTACTTGCTGCTTAGCTAGAACAGCAGACTTCTCTAATTGCTACCAAAATAAACTGAGGGGAGTAGAAATGTTATGTTCTTGTGTCCCAAACTCTGATGATACAATGTTCATTTCCATGTACAAGTAGGTTTATCTTTCGGCTCATTGGAGATTGGCAGCTGGAGCACAATGTTGTTTTGGTATTCATTTGAGTTGCGTCTCCAAAGATAAGATTTACACTTGGAATTTGCATGTCATTGATTATGAATGATAAATCGTAACCAGATACTACTCCCTCGTCACAACATAAGAGGCATctcgactcccccccccccccccccaagcccattTTTTATCGCCGGCTCAAAAAAATCGGCCCACTTGCGTCCCGAGAAGCCCAATTTTCGCCGGttagggccgaaattggcgccagCGGACCCAGGTCGAACCTGCCACGCTGGGGGCGCCCGGGGCACTGGGGGgacgtttttggcgcgaaagcctGATGGGCCCGTCGAGTCAGGACTAGGCGACACCGAGaatcttcgtcgtcctcatcgcctcagtTCCCCGCGGGAATCAATGCAAAGGCTGCCGCCgatcagccttccattgattcacGGGCAACGCAGTGAAGGCGCGCTACCGCCGCGCGCCCCGCCCCCTCTTGCCACACGTCCACACCGTTGCCGCCCACTCGCCGCCATAAAATCCACACACCCTCGCCGCTGGCCGCACACTTGCTCGCCACAACCTCTCTCTCTCGCCGCCAACGCCCCTCTCTTCTTCGCTGCCGACGCCCTCTCTCTCCCCGTCTCAAGCCACGATCATGTCCGAGTGCTTCCTCGGCGATGGAGCggcggccaatggcttcggccgTCACCACCTGTGCGAGGCGGAGGCTCGCCTCCTCTACGAGGTGGACTACTCGGCGCCGCCCGACATGCGGGTGCCAGGCTCGTGGAGGCTCAACGTCGGCAGAGTCCCGGTGCCACCGCCGTCCTCTGGTGTTGAACGGCGCGCCGAGATCGCACGGATCCGGTGGTCTCTGTCGGAGAACGTGCGGCAGCAGCCGAGATACGCCCTCGACAACCACAATCTGTGgacggcgtacttcgagcgccgccacGCCGAACAACTCGCCTCAACGAACAACGCTCCACCATCCGCGGGCACCATAACTCCGAGGGCCGGCGGGAATGGTGGGGCATCCCCGAGCACACTCTCGAGACCGTCCTCGAGCACAATGAGGGCGGCAACTCGTCGCGGATGGAGTATCCGGCGCCGTCCTTCTCGCGTCGGAGCGGCGCCTTGTGGCAGCCAAGGCGCATTGCGGGCACGTCGTCTTCATACTCCGGCGCACGGACGCCGCTCGTTGCCATGAAGGCCGAGCCCCAAGATACACCGGAGCTCCGGTAGCGACAACCTCGTCATAAACGAGAGTTGCCACCGccaacgtgaaggaaatatgccctagaggcaataataaagttattattttatatttccttatatcatgataaatgtttattattcatgctagaattgtattaaccggaaacttgatacatgtgtggatacatagacaaaacacagtgtctctAGTAAGccttactagactagctcgttaatcaaagatggttaagtttcctagccatagacatgtgttgtcatttgatgaacgagatcacatcattaggagactggtgtgatggacaagacccatccgttagcttagcatattgaccatttagttttattgctatagctatcttcatgtcatatatatatatatatatatatatatatatacatattcctttgactatgagattatgcgactcctggataccggaggaataccttgtgtgctatcaaacgtcacaatgtaactgggtgattataaagatgctctacaagtatctccgaagttgtttgttgggttggcatagatcgagattaggatttgtcactccgagtatcgaagaggtatctctaggccctctcggtaatacacaccataagaagccttgcaagcaatgtgactaatgagttagttgcgagatgatgtattacgaaacgagtaaagagacttgccgttaacgagattgaactaggtatgaagataccgacaatcgaatctcgggcaagtaacataccgatgacaaagggaataacgtatgttgtcattacggtacgactgacaaagaccttcgtagaatatgtgggaaccaatatgagcatccaggttccgttgttggttattgaccggagaggtgtctcggtcatgtctacatagttctcgaacccgtagggtccgcacgcttaacgttcgatgacgattttgtattatatgagttgtgtgatttggtgaccgaatattgttcggagtctcggatgagatcacggacatgacgaggagtctcaaaatggtcgagaggtaaagattcatatataggacgatgatattcggacaacggaagtgtcctgggggtaccgggtacatatcgtgtcaacagaaggggtttcgggcatccccccggcaactacatgggcctaatgggccaagaaggggacagtgcgccccatgtaggccgaaataggggggaaggaaagaggggaagagagaaaggaaggggagcaattcggcccccccttccttctctcctccctcctccttccttcccccctccgaatgaatatggaaggggggaggccgaattgggtggcgcccaagtaggattcctcctacttggcgCGCACCCTTGgctacctctcctcccctccaacatatatatatatatatatatatgaggggggcaccgctagaacgcagatcaacagttgttagccgtgtgcggcgcccccctccatagtttacgcctccggtcatattgtcgtagtgcttaggcaaagccttgcgtggatcacttcaccatcaccgtcaccacaccatcgtgctgacgtaactctccctcgacactttgctggatcaagagttcgagggacgtcatcgagttgaacgtgtgcggaactcagaggtgtcgtacgttcgatgcttgatcggtcagaacgagaggaagtttgactacatcaaccacgttgtcaaacgcttccgctttcagtctacgagggtacgtggacacactctccccctctcattgccatgcatctcctagatagatcttgcgtgagcgtaggaatttttttgaaaaggCATGCTaggttccccaatagtggcattcgagctaggtctacgcgtagatgatatgcacgagtagaacacaaagagttgtgggcggtgatcgtcatactgcttaccaccaatgccttattttgattctgcggtattgttggatcaagcggcctagaccaaccttacatgaccacgttcatgagaccagttccaccgacagacatgcaactagttttgcgtaaaggtggctggcgagtgtctgtttccccaactttagttgaatcgaatttgactgcggttgGTCCTTGTTGGAGGTTAAAAAagaaaacttgataaatcaccgttgttgttttgatgtgtaggtaagaacggttcttgctagaagcccgtagcagccatgtaaaacttgcaacaacaaagtagaggacgtctaacttatttttgcagggcatgttgtgatgtgatattatcaagacatgatgtgatatacgttattgtattagatgatcatgttttgtataagttACTGGTAACCGGcagtagccttatggttgtctctttattgtatgaaatgcaaacgccatgtaattgctttaatttatcactatgcgttagcgataattgtagaagcaatagttggcgagatgaccacgatgctacgatggagatcaaagtgtcatgccagtgacgatggagatcgtgacaatgctttggagatgaagatcagaagcacaagatgatgatggccatatcatgtcacatattttgattgcatgtgatgtttatcttttatgcatcttattttgcttagtacggtggtagcattataagatgataccttactaaaatttcaaggtataagtgttctccctgagtatgcaccattgcgacagttcgtcatgctgatgcaccacgtgatgatcgggtgtgataagctttacgttcacatacaacgggtgcaagacaattttgcacatgcggaatactcgggttaaacttgacgagcctagcatgtatagacatggcctcggaacactagagaccgaaaggtcgaacgtgaatcatatactagatatgatcaacatagagatgttcatcatttaaaactactccatctcacgtgatgatcggacatggtttagttgatatggatcatgtgatcatttagataactcaagggatgtctatataagtgggagttcttaagtaatatgattaattgaacttaatttatcatgaacttagtcctgatagtatttgcaaattattttgtagatcaatagctcgcattgtagcccccgatgttttttgatatgttcctagagaaaactaagttgaaagatgatagtagcaatgatgcggactgggtccgtgatatgaggattatcctcattgctgcacagaagaattatgtccttgatgcaccactaggtgacagacctattgcaggagcagatgcagacattatgaacgtttggcaagcttgatgtgatgactacttgatagtttagtgtgccatgcttcacagcttagaactgggacttcaaaaatgttttgaatgccatggagcataatgagatgttccaagagctgaaattggtatttcaaactcatgcccgtgtcgagaggtatgagacctctgacaagttctttgcctacaagatggatgagaatagctaaaccagtgagcatgtgctcagaatgtctgggtactgaaatcgcttgaatcaagtgggagttaatcttccagataagatagtgattgatagaattctctagtcactatcaccaagttactagaacttcatggtgaactataatgtgcaagggatgacgaaaatgattcccaagctcttcgcgatgctgaaatcggcgaaggtagaaatcaagaaatagcatcaagtgttgatggttaacaagaccacaagtttcaagaaaaaggggaagggaaagaaagggaacttcaagaagaatggaaagcaagttgccactcccgtgaagaagcccaaagatggacccaagcataaaactgagtgcttctaatgcaaaggaaatggtcactcgaagtgGAACTTGTTCCCcaacagaactgccccaaatatttggtggataagaaggatggcaaagtgaacaaaggtatatttgatatagaaattattgatctgtaccttactagtgttcgtagtagcccctgggtatttgatacaagttcggttgctaagttagtaactcgaaacagtagttgcagaatgaacagagactacttaagggcaaggtgatgatgtgtgttggaagtgattccaaggttgataagatcaccatcacacactccctctaccttcgggattagtgttgaacctaaataaatgttatttggtgtatgcgttgagcatgaatatgattggatcatgtttattgcaatactgctattcatttaagtcagagaataattgttgttttgtttacatgaataaaaccttctatggtcatacacccaacataaatggtttattgaatttcgatcgtagtgatacacatattcataatattgatgccaaaagatgcaaagttgataacgatagtgcaacatatttgtggcactgctgtttaggtcatattggtgtaaagcgcatgaagaaactccatgcagatgtgcttttggaatcacttgattatgaatcatttgatacttgcgaaccatgcctcatgggcaagatgactaaaactctgttctatggaacaatggagcgagctaatgacttattgtaaataatacataccaatgtatacggtccgatgagtattgaggctcgcggcgggtatcgttattttctgaccttcacagatgatttgagcagatatgggtatatctacttaatgaaacacaagtctgaaacatttgaaaagttcaaagaatttcagagtgaagtggagaatcatcgtaacaagaaaatgaagtttctatgatctgatcgcggaggcaaatatttgatttacgagtttggccttcgtttaaaacaatgtggaatagtttcacaactcacgccacatggaacaccacaacataatggtgtgtccgaatgtcgcaaccgtactttattaaatatggtgtgatctatgatgtctcttaccgatttaccactatcattttggggttatgcattagagacagctgcattcactttaaatagggcaccatctaaatccattgagacgacaccgtatgaactgtggtttggcaagaaacctaagctatcatttcttaaagtttggggttgcgatgcttatttgaaaaagcttcaccctgataagcttgaacccaaatcggagaagtgcgtcttcataggatacccaaaagaaattgttgggtacatcttgtatcacagatccgaaggcaagatctttgttgctaagaatggatcctttctagagaaggagtttctctcgaaagaagtgagtgggaggaaagtataacttgatgaggtaattgtaccttctctcgaattggaaagtagctcatcacataaatcagttccagtgatgcctacactaactagagaggaaactaatgataatgatcatgaaacttcaaatcaagttactattgaaccttgtaggtcaaccagaatgttccgcacctgagtggtacggtaatcctattatgtaagtcatgttactagaccatgacgaacctacgaactatgaggaagctatgatgagcccagattccaataaatggcttgaagccatgaaatcttagataggatccatgtatgagaacaaagtgtggcctttggttgacttgctcgatgatcggcaagccatagagaataaatggatcttcaataagaagattgacgctgatggtaatgttactgtctacaaagctcgacttgttgcgaaagttttttgacaagttcaaggagttgactacgatgagactttttcacccgtagcaatgcttaagtctgtccgaatcatgttagcaattgccgcattttatgattatgaaatccggcaaatggacgtcaaaactgcattccttaatggatttttcaaagaagagttgtatatgatgcaaccagaaggttttgtcgatcctaaaggtgctaacaaagtgtgcaaactccagcgatccatctatggactggtgtgggcatctcagagttggaatatacactttgataagatgatcaaagtatatggtatttacaagaaagtgagtgggagctttgtagcatttctaatattatatgtagatgacatattgttgattggaaatgatatagaatttctagatagcataaaaggatacttgaataaaagtttttcaatgaaagacctcggtgaagctacttatatattgggcattaagatctatagagatagatcaagacgcttaattagactttcacaaagcacataccttgataaagttttgaagaagttcaaaatcgatcagtcaaagaaagggttcttgcatgtattacagggtgtgaagttgagtcagactcaatgcccgaccacgacagaagatagagaaagaatgaagggggtaaaatagtgatccaggagtagatcactagacaacagtcaaaattatccttaggtacctaaataggactaaggaaatgtttctcggttatggaggtgacaaagagttcgttgtaaagggttacatcgatgcaagctttgacactgatccggatgactctgagtctcaatctggatacatattgaaagtgggagcaattagctagagtagctccatacaaagcattgtagacatagaaatttgcaaaatacatatggatctgaatgtggcagacctgttgactaaacttctctcacaagcaaaacatgatcacaccttagtactctttgggtattaatcacatagcgatgtgaactagattgttgactctagtaaaccattcgggtgttggtcacatggtgatgtgaactatgggtgttattcacacaaagatgttaaatattggtgttaaatcacatggcgatgtgaactagattattgactctagtgcaagtggaagactggaggaaatatgccctagagacaataataaagttgttattttatatttccttatatcatgataaatgtttattattcatgctggaattgtattaaccagaaacttgatatatgtgtggatacatagacaaaacacgctgtatctagtaagcctctactagactagctcgttaatcaaagatggttaagtttcctaaccatagacatgtgttgtcatttgatgaacaagatcacatcattaggagaatgatgtgatgaacaagacacatccgctagcttagcatattgatcgttcagttttattgctatagctttcttcatgtcatatatatacatatt
The window above is part of the Triticum aestivum cultivar Chinese Spring chromosome 2A, IWGSC CS RefSeq v2.1, whole genome shotgun sequence genome. Proteins encoded here:
- the LOC123189125 gene encoding uncharacterized protein; translation: MIRAASPRPPSAVQLRSSAASSSSACPFRARGSGSRVAATGGRRRNAISCCASDDREGARGAAAPAPVPTAPSDGSIQLYSQIEKVITEAAKQSNQGWSSTGDWTEIEGAWVLRPKSSEPSFVVHFIGGIFVGAAPQVTYRYFLERLADKGALVIATPYASGFDHFFIADQVQFKFDRCLRNLVEPVNDLPTFGVGHSLGSVIHLLIGSRYAVQRSGNILMSFNNKEASLAIPLFSPVIVPMAQSFGPILSQLTSSPTIRFGAEAAIKQIENLGPPVVKQLLPLIQQLPPLYMDLVKGREDFIPKPEETRRLIKSYYGISRNLLVKFEDDQIDETSIIAQVLSSESAISSQLDMSIRSLPGDHGLPLQQVLPDVPPGMADAVSRGGELLANLTTGTPWEAVAKEVGTTFGTDSGVLRTQVPEDVNALVDVIVSWVASNSGPKLLRS
- the LOC123189127 gene encoding UPF0496 protein At3g19330; its protein translation is MRPWERQDRDTDDGEEDDEAACSNAGANTSSANASTSSSTAPSSGGRRTGGGAAAAGGWGSSPASGATINLSQEYTLAIQTSSYNEIWGKIHVVVDGQRVDGGDQDEDEENRSTLAGVLRPEDAVVERALGDAPDTELTRLAADYLRSTHNASLHCLLLRRALRRARALYGPIADVLALIPHATPLAVPHCDCAFDAFLLFDKIPNPFLPPAASFQGMHRSFAGLKTHLDLRLLKARRRRRLLRCATRGSGICLIGCATGAAIAGLVIATHAVTALLAAAPACAAWCGSCCSTPAWMKRLQQHMDRLDAAARGAYVLNNDVDTIERLVGRLHATVESDKILVRLGLERGRGQHHTIEEVVRQLRKNHPSLLRQLADLEEHICLYFAAVNRARLFLVHHLNAQSDPNLNAQSDPNAELPL